From Myxococcales bacterium, the proteins below share one genomic window:
- a CDS encoding DUF1851 domain-containing protein — protein sequence MSSAWLLDEITALLDAAPPKSHETEVRRDLAALGVHPTLVELLAPLYATADGATFFGGRLRLHPLHGDPEHGLPDVAGWNDRNDWQRFEPRKVNGTFYFASNAFGDLFGVPVDTEGAVLFDRVGVLWVERYTYQEAKIPWPDFFARLAGDPSIASFFLRMPEHDWAAESLGPPAPWQCFSSNVPVILGGPDTLENVAIQPMAVHVSFTLQVIEQAQRQASAGAPLPMVDLREVDGPSGSSEKGS from the coding sequence ATGAGCTCCGCGTGGCTGCTCGACGAGATCACGGCACTGCTCGACGCAGCGCCTCCGAAATCCCACGAAACCGAGGTGCGACGGGACCTCGCGGCGCTCGGCGTTCATCCGACGCTCGTCGAGCTCTTGGCCCCGCTCTATGCGACGGCCGACGGCGCGACCTTCTTCGGCGGCAGGCTGCGGCTGCACCCCCTTCATGGGGATCCGGAGCACGGCCTCCCCGACGTCGCCGGGTGGAACGACCGGAACGATTGGCAGCGCTTCGAGCCGCGCAAGGTCAACGGCACGTTCTACTTCGCCTCGAACGCGTTCGGCGACCTGTTCGGCGTCCCCGTGGACACCGAAGGCGCGGTCCTCTTCGACCGTGTCGGCGTGCTCTGGGTGGAGCGGTACACGTACCAGGAGGCGAAGATACCGTGGCCCGACTTCTTCGCCCGCCTCGCCGGCGACCCCTCCATCGCGAGCTTCTTTCTGCGCATGCCCGAGCACGACTGGGCGGCCGAGAGCCTGGGCCCCCCCGCGCCGTGGCAGTGCTTCTCGTCCAACGTGCCGGTCATCTTGGGAGGCCCGGACACCCTGGAGAACGTCGCGATCCAGCCCATGGCCGTGCACGTGTCCTTCACGCTCCAAGTCATCGAACAAGCGCAGCGCCAGGCCTCCGCCGGCGCGCCGCTCCCGATGGTCGACCTCCGTGAAGTGGACGGGCCCTCGGGGTCGTCCGAGAAGGGCTCCTGA
- a CDS encoding dienelactone hydrolase family protein, with protein MTTEDAEGLEPADDPLDDFERRELSLEGTARTVLVTGHGPAVIVMPEMPGVSPDVARFARWIRDAGFAVYVPSLFGRDGAYPRAREGLVVLQRACVASEFSALAAGVSAPVTSWLRALARLAHEERGGPGVGAIGMCFTGNFALSMMLEPATLAPVLCQPSLPLSDPTALAMPAGELAVVRERLEKEDLSVLAYRFEGDRHCPAGRFRAYAAALGDRFLPRVLPDSAANGRPPPFFAEIVACPHSVVTAHLAFAEGSPTLAARDEILSFLNQRLRGDRP; from the coding sequence ATGACCACGGAAGATGCAGAGGGCCTCGAGCCCGCCGACGATCCCCTCGACGACTTCGAGCGCCGCGAGCTCTCTCTCGAGGGCACGGCACGGACGGTGCTCGTGACGGGGCACGGTCCGGCGGTGATCGTGATGCCGGAGATGCCGGGGGTGAGCCCCGACGTCGCGAGGTTCGCGCGCTGGATCCGGGACGCGGGCTTCGCGGTGTACGTCCCGTCGCTCTTCGGGCGAGACGGCGCGTACCCAAGGGCCCGCGAGGGCCTCGTCGTCCTGCAGCGCGCCTGTGTGGCGTCGGAGTTTTCGGCGCTCGCGGCCGGCGTCTCGGCCCCCGTGACGTCGTGGCTCCGGGCGCTCGCGCGGCTCGCCCACGAGGAGCGCGGAGGGCCCGGGGTGGGCGCCATCGGGATGTGCTTCACCGGGAATTTCGCGCTCTCGATGATGCTCGAGCCCGCGACCTTGGCGCCCGTCCTCTGCCAGCCGTCTCTCCCGCTCTCGGACCCGACGGCCCTCGCCATGCCGGCGGGCGAGCTCGCCGTCGTTCGCGAGCGGCTCGAGAAAGAGGATCTCTCCGTCCTCGCCTACCGGTTCGAGGGCGACCGCCACTGCCCCGCCGGTCGTTTTCGCGCGTACGCTGCGGCCCTCGGGGACCGCTTCCTCCCTCGCGTCTTGCCGGACTCGGCGGCGAACGGTCGCCCGCCCCCCTTCTTCGCCGAGATCGTCGCCTGCCCCCACAGCGTCGTGACGGCGCACCTCGCCTTTGCCGAGGGCTCCCCGACGCTCGCGGCGCGCGACGAGATCCTGTCCTTCTTGAACCAGAGGCTCCGAGGAGACCGACCATGA
- a CDS encoding cupin domain-containing protein, protein MPPRTTSAYPTLFRERVLPREKRALGDALGLTRFGANLTTLFPGKISALRHHHSSEEELVFVLEGEVVLHTDEGEQVLRAGTCAGFPRGVPNGHHLENRSARSARYLEIGTREPDDEATYPDDDVVARKVDGTWRFFHKDGTPY, encoded by the coding sequence CTGCCACCGCGGACGACCTCGGCGTACCCGACGCTCTTCCGCGAACGGGTCCTCCCACGCGAAAAACGCGCGCTCGGCGACGCGCTCGGCCTCACGCGCTTCGGCGCGAACTTGACGACGCTCTTCCCGGGCAAGATCTCGGCGCTTCGGCATCATCACTCGAGCGAAGAGGAGCTCGTCTTCGTGCTGGAGGGCGAGGTCGTGCTCCACACGGACGAGGGTGAGCAGGTGCTCCGCGCGGGCACGTGTGCGGGCTTCCCGCGAGGCGTCCCGAACGGTCATCACCTGGAGAACCGGAGCGCGAGGAGCGCACGCTACCTGGAGATCGGCACCCGAGAGCCCGACGACGAAGCCACCTACCCCGACGACGACGTGGTCGCGCGCAAAGTGGACGGCACCTGGCGCTTCTTCCACAAGGACGGGACGCCGTACTGA
- a CDS encoding helix-turn-helix domain-containing protein, producing the protein MFVHVALDGVADGPLGVGLDVVAAARRITLASRAGPPSDPRALTQRVVSMDGAKVVSGAGRPIPVDGALRLRALVRGDVLLVPGLSAVTEDAVRALLVRPDVAQLAAAIARAREKGVTIAGSCSATFVLAASGVLAGHEATTTWWLAPVFRRTFPDVELTSDRMVVERDGVFSAGSAFAHADLVLAVLGKVAGPTLAHLVAKYLVLDERPSQAKYMIASHLRTDDPSVRAVERFVAQNLARRISLDELARVARTSPRTLARRLREALGATPTELVHRMRVARARHLLETTRCSVEEVAAQVGYVEPAAFRRIYRRYVGETPTASRGP; encoded by the coding sequence ATGTTCGTTCACGTGGCGCTCGACGGAGTGGCCGATGGTCCGCTCGGCGTAGGCCTCGACGTCGTCGCGGCGGCCCGGCGCATCACGCTCGCCTCACGCGCGGGGCCCCCCAGCGATCCTCGCGCGCTCACGCAGCGGGTCGTATCGATGGACGGCGCGAAGGTCGTCTCCGGGGCAGGCCGTCCCATCCCGGTCGACGGCGCCCTTCGTCTACGAGCGCTCGTTCGCGGGGACGTGCTGCTGGTTCCCGGGCTCTCCGCGGTGACGGAGGACGCCGTCCGGGCGCTCCTCGTGCGACCCGACGTGGCGCAGCTCGCCGCGGCGATCGCGCGGGCAAGAGAGAAGGGCGTGACGATCGCCGGCTCGTGCTCGGCCACCTTCGTGCTCGCGGCCTCGGGGGTGCTCGCGGGCCACGAGGCGACGACGACCTGGTGGCTTGCGCCCGTCTTTCGCCGGACCTTTCCGGACGTCGAGCTCACCAGCGATCGCATGGTCGTCGAGCGCGACGGGGTCTTCTCTGCGGGCTCGGCCTTCGCTCACGCGGACCTCGTGCTCGCCGTGCTCGGCAAGGTCGCGGGGCCGACGCTCGCGCACCTCGTGGCGAAGTACCTCGTGCTCGACGAGCGACCGTCGCAGGCCAAGTACATGATCGCCTCCCACCTTCGCACCGACGACCCGTCCGTGCGGGCGGTGGAGCGCTTCGTCGCCCAGAACCTCGCCCGGCGGATCTCCCTCGACGAGCTCGCCCGCGTCGCGAGGACGTCACCTCGGACGTTGGCGCGGAGGCTCCGGGAGGCCCTCGGGGCGACGCCGACCGAGCTCGTGCACCGCATGCGGGTCGCGAGAGCGAGGCACCTGCTCGAGACGACGCGTTGCTCCGTCGAGGAGGTGGCCGCGCAGGTCGGCTACGTCGAGCCGGCCGCATTTCGCCGCATCTACCGCCGCTACGTCGGGGAGACGCCGACGGCTTCGCGCGGCCCCTGA
- a CDS encoding AgmX/PglI C-terminal domain-containing protein: MSKVRALIVGSMVVMVGAGCAKSESSPSAASAVENPGAQAPAQPAMPHNEAPATPVATAGPAPTPAPEGAPEKDYVSGDVTVTELAGAKNDATKPSPAAAAKASSALAPDTIRRVVRNANAKFLACYQAALQKNPTLAGRVTVKFTIDKNGAPKAVTVAGGDLTDKSVGQCLTKAVASLTFPQPDRGEVLVSYPFAFTPADAQGTAGTSVK; this comes from the coding sequence ATGAGCAAGGTGCGAGCGCTGATCGTGGGGTCGATGGTCGTCATGGTCGGCGCAGGGTGCGCGAAGTCCGAGTCGTCGCCGTCGGCGGCCTCGGCCGTGGAGAACCCCGGGGCTCAAGCTCCCGCGCAGCCGGCCATGCCGCACAACGAGGCCCCGGCCACCCCGGTGGCGACGGCAGGGCCCGCGCCCACGCCCGCGCCCGAGGGCGCTCCCGAGAAGGACTACGTCTCGGGCGACGTGACGGTCACCGAGCTCGCGGGCGCCAAGAACGACGCGACCAAGCCCTCGCCGGCCGCGGCCGCCAAGGCGAGCAGCGCGCTCGCCCCCGACACCATCCGCCGCGTCGTGCGGAACGCGAACGCGAAGTTTCTCGCCTGCTACCAGGCCGCCCTCCAGAAGAACCCCACGCTCGCCGGGCGCGTCACGGTGAAGTTCACGATCGACAAGAACGGCGCGCCGAAGGCCGTCACCGTGGCGGGCGGCGATCTCACCGACAAGTCGGTCGGGCAGTGCCTCACGAAGGCGGTCGCGTCGCTCACGTTCCCCCAGCCCGATCGCGGCGAGGTGCTCGTGAGCTACCCGTTCGCGTTCACCCCCGCCGACGCACAGGGCACGGCGGGTACTTCGGTGAAGTAG
- the sulP gene encoding sulfate permease produces MTLPAPPPGSFYTRVPGLWVLRHYRAAYLRDDVVAGLVLTALLVPAGMAYAEAAGLPAVTGLYATIAPLVAYAIFGPSRIMVLGPDSALAGLVASAIAQKAHGDPERAMELAAVLALLTGATCVAAGLLKAGFVTDLLSKPVRVGYTNGIAVAVLVSQLPRLCGFSAGGGNVLESLAAFARGVAEGKAKPQAIAIGLGGLGLILVLKKKAKKIPGVLFAVVGAIAATKLAGLASTIPVVGEVPHGFPTPKLPSMSWDDLGDLLVASLGIALLSFADTTVLSRTFAARGRYKVDASQELVGLGLANVAAGLFRGFPISASSSRTPVAEASGAKSQVTGLVGAAAIVLVLLLAPGALKDLPTTALAAVVIAAAIGLFDLKAMRGFKRFRFADFVLSLVALGSVAFFGALRGIAFAVAVSLLDFVRRAWRPHDAVLGRAPGVKGYHDIRRYPKAVTVPGLLLFRWDAPLFFANADSFRERVMALVGESSLPIRWVVVAAEPITDVDTTAADMLEELDKELAAYGAELAFAELKDPVKDRLERYGLHARIGHEFFFPTVGVAVKAYVERHDVPWSDWENEAAK; encoded by the coding sequence ATGACGCTCCCCGCGCCGCCTCCGGGGAGCTTCTACACGCGCGTACCCGGGCTCTGGGTGCTCCGCCACTACCGCGCAGCGTACCTGCGAGACGACGTGGTCGCGGGCCTCGTGCTGACTGCGCTCCTCGTCCCCGCAGGCATGGCGTACGCCGAGGCCGCTGGCCTCCCCGCCGTGACGGGTCTCTACGCCACCATCGCCCCGCTCGTCGCGTACGCGATCTTCGGGCCGTCCCGCATCATGGTGCTCGGCCCCGACTCGGCGCTCGCGGGCCTCGTCGCCTCCGCCATCGCGCAGAAGGCCCACGGCGATCCGGAGCGCGCCATGGAGCTCGCCGCGGTGCTCGCCCTGCTCACGGGGGCGACGTGCGTGGCCGCGGGGCTCCTCAAGGCCGGCTTCGTGACGGACCTCCTGTCGAAGCCTGTACGTGTAGGCTACACCAACGGCATCGCGGTCGCCGTGCTCGTGTCGCAGCTCCCTCGCCTCTGCGGGTTCTCCGCCGGAGGGGGCAACGTGCTCGAGTCGCTCGCCGCCTTCGCGCGCGGGGTCGCCGAGGGCAAGGCCAAACCCCAGGCTATCGCGATAGGCCTCGGGGGCCTCGGGCTCATCCTCGTCCTCAAGAAGAAGGCGAAGAAGATCCCCGGCGTCCTCTTCGCGGTGGTGGGCGCCATCGCCGCCACCAAGCTCGCGGGGCTCGCGAGCACGATCCCAGTGGTGGGCGAGGTGCCGCACGGCTTCCCGACACCGAAGCTGCCGTCGATGTCGTGGGACGACCTCGGTGACCTGCTCGTCGCGTCGCTCGGCATCGCGCTCCTCTCCTTCGCCGACACCACGGTGCTCTCGCGCACGTTCGCCGCGCGCGGGCGCTACAAGGTCGACGCGAGCCAGGAGCTCGTCGGGCTCGGCCTCGCGAACGTGGCGGCGGGGCTCTTTCGCGGGTTCCCCATCTCGGCGAGCTCGTCGCGCACGCCGGTGGCCGAGGCCTCGGGGGCCAAGTCGCAGGTGACGGGGCTCGTCGGCGCAGCGGCCATCGTGCTCGTGCTCCTGCTCGCCCCCGGAGCCCTCAAAGACCTCCCGACGACGGCGCTCGCGGCGGTGGTCATCGCGGCGGCGATCGGCCTCTTCGACCTGAAGGCGATGCGGGGGTTCAAGCGCTTTCGCTTCGCCGACTTCGTCCTGTCGCTCGTCGCCCTAGGGTCGGTCGCGTTCTTCGGCGCGCTCCGCGGGATCGCCTTCGCGGTCGCTGTCTCGCTGCTCGATTTCGTGCGGAGAGCGTGGCGCCCCCATGACGCCGTCTTGGGGCGCGCGCCGGGGGTGAAGGGCTACCACGACATCCGCAGGTACCCGAAGGCCGTCACGGTGCCGGGCCTCTTGCTCTTCCGGTGGGACGCGCCGCTCTTCTTCGCCAACGCCGACTCGTTCCGGGAGCGTGTGATGGCGCTCGTCGGCGAGTCCTCGCTTCCCATCCGTTGGGTGGTCGTCGCGGCCGAGCCGATCACCGACGTCGACACCACCGCGGCCGACATGCTCGAGGAGCTCGACAAGGAGCTCGCGGCGTACGGGGCCGAGCTCGCGTTCGCCGAGCTCAAGGACCCGGTGAAAGATCGCCTCGAGCGCTACGGCCTCCACGCCCGCATCGGGCACGAGTTCTTCTTCCCGACCGTGGGCGTCGCCGTGAAGGCGTACGTCGAGCGCCACGACGTGCCCTGGTCGGACTGGGAGAACGAGGCCGCTAAGTAG
- a CDS encoding FHA domain-containing protein encodes MSSKSETAPCATETHGPSSHVLVAFVDGAMVPYVLPSAGTIVVGRSSACELPIDHPSVSREHSRITIGDRISIEDLGSRNGTRVRGVPLATGRPVTLHTGDVVECGDATLLLRRGTRIAVPSTSDVPPPAAFVIGPEGRSLRAPGAEPVNLGRRGALRRVLLALAETKLSSPGAALSVDTLLEAGWPGEKMGYEAGVARVYTTIQRLRGLGLQPILLTRDDGYLLDASVDVRIEA; translated from the coding sequence ATGTCGTCGAAGTCGGAGACCGCACCGTGCGCGACGGAGACCCACGGACCGTCTAGCCACGTGCTCGTCGCGTTCGTCGACGGCGCGATGGTCCCCTACGTGCTCCCGAGCGCGGGCACGATCGTCGTCGGGAGGAGCTCGGCGTGTGAGCTCCCGATCGATCACCCGTCCGTGTCGCGCGAGCACTCCCGGATCACCATCGGGGATCGCATCAGCATCGAAGACCTCGGGAGCCGCAACGGCACCCGTGTCCGCGGCGTTCCGCTCGCGACCGGACGGCCCGTGACGCTCCACACGGGCGACGTGGTCGAGTGCGGAGACGCCACGCTGCTCCTCCGAAGGGGGACTCGCATCGCCGTCCCGAGCACCTCCGACGTGCCGCCTCCCGCGGCCTTCGTGATAGGTCCCGAGGGGCGGTCGCTCCGTGCGCCCGGGGCCGAGCCGGTCAACCTCGGTCGGCGTGGCGCTCTCCGCCGCGTCCTGCTCGCGCTCGCCGAGACGAAGCTCTCGTCCCCTGGCGCCGCGCTCTCGGTCGACACGCTGCTCGAGGCCGGATGGCCCGGCGAGAAGATGGGCTACGAGGCGGGAGTGGCCCGCGTGTACACGACCATCCAGCGCCTGCGCGGGCTCGGTCTCCAGCCGATCCTGCTCACACGCGACGACGGGTACCTCCTCGACGCCTCGGTCGACGTTCGCATCGAGGCCTGA
- a CDS encoding PLP-dependent cysteine synthase family protein, whose protein sequence is MSVCDDPRGWQGWAVGQIEADFQRSADTHLIACPLPRLRDAGIDLYFKDESTHPTGSLKHRLARSLFLYALCNGWLREGSTVVEASSGSTAVSEAYFARLLGLPFVAVMPKGTSAEKVLQIERYGASCAFVDHASQVYDEARRIAARTNGHYIDQFTYAERATDWRGNNNIAESMFAQMRRERFPEPAWVVVGAGTGGTSATIGRYVRYHRLKTRLCVADPEGSVFARYHATGDTSLTSEGSRIEGIGRPRVEPSFLRDVVCRMHEVTNVDSVAAMRVLGDCLGGRKVGPSTGTSFVSVLALAEEMRARGERGSILSLICDSGERYLGTYFDPTWVAATFGDVSSAEAALLARIA, encoded by the coding sequence ATGAGCGTGTGCGACGATCCGAGGGGCTGGCAGGGGTGGGCCGTGGGCCAGATCGAGGCGGATTTCCAGCGCTCGGCCGACACCCACCTCATCGCCTGCCCCCTGCCCCGCCTGCGCGACGCCGGCATCGACCTCTACTTCAAGGACGAGTCGACCCACCCGACCGGGAGCCTCAAACACAGGCTCGCGCGCTCCCTCTTTTTGTATGCACTCTGCAATGGATGGCTCCGCGAGGGGTCGACCGTGGTGGAGGCGTCGAGCGGCTCGACGGCCGTGAGCGAGGCATACTTCGCGCGGCTCTTGGGGCTCCCCTTCGTGGCCGTGATGCCGAAGGGCACGTCGGCCGAGAAGGTCCTCCAGATCGAGCGCTACGGGGCGAGCTGCGCGTTCGTCGACCACGCGTCCCAGGTGTACGACGAGGCCCGGCGCATCGCGGCCCGGACGAACGGGCACTACATCGACCAGTTCACCTACGCCGAGCGCGCGACCGACTGGCGCGGCAACAACAACATCGCCGAGAGCATGTTCGCCCAGATGCGGAGGGAGCGCTTCCCCGAGCCCGCGTGGGTGGTGGTGGGCGCGGGCACCGGCGGGACGAGCGCCACGATCGGGAGGTACGTGCGGTACCACCGCCTGAAGACGCGCCTCTGTGTCGCGGATCCGGAGGGCTCGGTCTTCGCGCGGTACCACGCGACGGGCGACACGAGCCTCACGTCCGAGGGCTCGCGCATCGAGGGCATCGGCAGGCCGCGCGTGGAGCCGAGCTTCCTCCGCGACGTCGTGTGTAGAATGCACGAGGTGACCAACGTCGACAGCGTCGCGGCGATGCGGGTCCTCGGGGATTGCCTCGGAGGGCGGAAGGTGGGGCCGTCGACGGGGACGAGCTTCGTCTCCGTGCTCGCCTTGGCCGAGGAGATGCGCGCCCGCGGCGAGCGCGGGTCGATTTTGTCGCTCATTTGCGACTCGGGCGAGCGGTATCTCGGCACCTACTTCGACCCGACCTGGGTCGCGGCGACCTTCGGAGACGTGAGCTCTGCCGAAGCGGCCCTGCTCGCGCGCATCGCGTGA
- a CDS encoding serine/threonine protein kinase: MRATGSEIGRYRVEELLGRGGMGEVYRAFDTVLRRDVALKVLRADLPDAAARLLREARAAAAASHPGAVSIFDVGEAEGTSYIAMELVVGRPLRAYVGKDVPLEKKLRWLADVARVLAAAHEKGFVHRDVKPDNVMIGPNDAVKVLDFGIAKRTGHREAPNAGGDDAAPLSYQTQEGKVTGTPRYMAPEQLRGEAPDGRTDQYAWGAMAYELVAGVHPHAGSGPPEMLNHLDPAVPFEVAAAVARALAPVPELRFPTMSEAAVVLERATQPDRSEESPRPSPRTSTTKALVDGTTTRVLARLRDPLGPSWFRSQLPALLLVAVVVGGAIMMFGTMALERSWRPLAYAGFLTFVVALVAVYLRPLVSLGRRELAAEVTCEPGRLTVRHASRLNQTLRGVVGASLVEEEQGTSLLLTRRPGEPSVVLRVRDASEARAMMAALGLEGSLTGEVRFSLGRGPVQVLGIVLGLMWRVVWFCVLFFPRSFGVSPSVLVLVGATISLAAIVVHFVVPSSGPYLAATAEGVTLRGLRGPPTFVARDDIVSIAAEGSTLRLHVRGRPELTVDASPGLLSTSGLSAAEAATLARHVGALASVTRTDAGAIVATDVVEVGDRTVRDGDPRTV; encoded by the coding sequence ATGCGGGCGACGGGGAGCGAGATCGGTCGGTACCGCGTCGAGGAGCTGCTCGGCCGAGGAGGCATGGGCGAGGTGTACCGCGCGTTCGACACGGTGCTGCGGCGCGACGTAGCCCTCAAGGTCTTGCGCGCCGACCTCCCCGACGCCGCCGCGAGGCTCCTCCGCGAAGCGCGCGCCGCGGCCGCCGCGAGCCATCCCGGCGCCGTGTCCATCTTCGACGTCGGCGAGGCGGAGGGCACGTCGTACATCGCGATGGAGCTCGTCGTCGGGCGCCCGCTGCGCGCTTACGTCGGAAAGGACGTCCCCCTCGAAAAGAAGCTCCGCTGGCTCGCCGACGTCGCGCGGGTGCTCGCGGCGGCGCACGAAAAAGGATTCGTCCACCGCGACGTGAAACCGGACAACGTCATGATCGGCCCCAACGACGCCGTGAAGGTGCTCGACTTCGGGATCGCCAAGCGCACCGGGCACCGGGAGGCGCCGAACGCCGGAGGCGACGACGCGGCGCCGCTCTCCTACCAGACCCAAGAGGGCAAGGTTACCGGCACCCCTCGCTACATGGCCCCCGAGCAGCTCCGAGGCGAGGCCCCGGACGGGCGCACCGATCAGTACGCGTGGGGCGCGATGGCCTACGAGCTCGTCGCGGGGGTGCACCCGCACGCGGGCTCGGGCCCTCCCGAGATGCTCAATCACCTCGACCCCGCGGTGCCGTTCGAGGTCGCGGCGGCCGTCGCTCGGGCCCTCGCGCCCGTGCCCGAGCTCCGCTTCCCCACGATGTCCGAGGCCGCGGTCGTCCTCGAGCGGGCCACGCAGCCGGACCGGTCGGAGGAGAGCCCCCGCCCTTCGCCGCGCACCTCCACCACGAAGGCCCTCGTCGACGGCACGACGACACGCGTGCTCGCCCGCCTCCGTGATCCGCTCGGGCCTTCGTGGTTTCGCAGCCAGCTCCCCGCGCTCCTGCTCGTCGCCGTCGTCGTAGGAGGTGCGATCATGATGTTCGGGACGATGGCGCTCGAGAGGTCGTGGCGGCCGCTCGCCTATGCCGGGTTCCTCACGTTCGTCGTGGCGCTCGTGGCGGTCTACCTGCGCCCGCTCGTGTCGCTCGGCCGCCGGGAGCTTGCGGCGGAGGTCACGTGCGAGCCCGGTCGGCTCACGGTGAGGCACGCGTCTCGCCTGAACCAAACCTTGCGGGGTGTCGTCGGGGCCTCCCTCGTCGAAGAAGAGCAGGGTACGAGCCTCCTCCTCACCCGGCGGCCAGGCGAGCCCTCCGTCGTGCTCAGGGTGCGCGACGCGTCGGAGGCGCGCGCGATGATGGCGGCGCTCGGCCTCGAAGGCAGCCTCACGGGCGAAGTGCGCTTTTCTCTGGGGCGGGGGCCCGTGCAGGTGCTCGGCATCGTGCTGGGGCTCATGTGGCGCGTCGTGTGGTTCTGCGTGCTCTTCTTCCCGAGGAGCTTCGGCGTCTCGCCGTCGGTGCTCGTGCTGGTCGGGGCGACGATATCGCTCGCCGCGATCGTCGTGCACTTCGTCGTGCCGAGCTCGGGCCCCTACCTCGCGGCGACCGCGGAGGGGGTGACGCTTCGAGGGCTCCGCGGACCGCCGACGTTCGTCGCGCGGGACGACATCGTGAGCATCGCGGCTGAGGGCTCGACGCTCCGCCTGCACGTTCGAGGCAGGCCCGAGCTGACCGTGGACGCGAGCCCGGGGCTCCTCTCGACGTCCGGTCTCTCCGCAGCCGAGGCCGCGACGCTCGCGCGCCACGTGGGGGCGCTCGCTTCGGTGACGCGAACGGACGCGGGAGCTATAGTGGCCACCGATGTCGTCGAAGTCGGAGACCGCACCGTGCGCGACGGAGACCCACGGACCGTCTAG